A genome region from Cohaesibacter gelatinilyticus includes the following:
- the cofC gene encoding 2-phospho-L-lactate guanylyltransferase, with protein MKHQEKSPKDLLFIVPMKDPKRAKSRLSNVLTDGTRQRLALTLYRQTLTFLTGLSKQAGCDFGILVVTNSQPITNLASDFGVGTLQQSDEGGLNAAVAAGCDWATAHDYRSVCILPADLADHDSKEYLRLLSCARTDRSIIICPSQDQGTNALMITPPNALPFCYGAQSFHRHLEEAEHVGLLAVILPLEGISHDIDSANDLARPVSSAIRNLLKTRSFRIQEARS; from the coding sequence ATGAAACATCAGGAAAAATCTCCTAAGGATCTACTCTTCATCGTACCAATGAAGGATCCGAAACGTGCCAAAAGCCGCCTCTCCAATGTCTTGACAGATGGAACACGCCAACGTCTGGCATTGACCCTTTATCGGCAGACTTTGACTTTTCTTACCGGTCTTTCGAAACAAGCCGGATGTGATTTCGGCATTCTCGTCGTCACGAATTCTCAGCCTATCACCAATTTGGCCAGCGATTTTGGTGTGGGAACTTTGCAGCAGAGCGATGAAGGCGGCCTCAATGCAGCCGTTGCCGCCGGATGTGACTGGGCAACAGCCCATGACTATCGCTCTGTCTGCATTCTTCCCGCAGATCTCGCCGATCATGACAGCAAAGAGTACCTTCGTCTTCTAAGTTGCGCACGGACTGATCGCTCCATCATCATTTGCCCCTCGCAAGACCAAGGTACGAATGCACTGATGATCACCCCGCCGAACGCCTTGCCCTTCTGCTATGGCGCACAGTCATTTCATCGTCATCTGGAAGAGGCAGAGCACGTGGGTCTTCTTGCTGTAATCTTGCCACTTGAAGGTATTTCTCACGATATCGACAGCGCCAATGATTTGGCTCGTCCTGTTTCCTCTGCCATTCGCAACCTGTTGAAAACGCGCTCTTTCCGCATTCAGGAGGCCCGCTCATGA
- the cofH gene encoding 5-amino-6-(D-ribitylamino)uracil--L-tyrosine 4-hydroxyphenyl transferase CofH: MTPTNSLSSSAERIAFSGLRSLRDLNLEISALSEQIRLILAKALAREEISIAEGITLFECEGADLDALKRTASHLCHQVHGDRVGFVVNRNINFTNICYMGCKFCGFAKRSEDKGAEFLSFDQVVARAQEAWDRGATEVCIQGGLHPKLEGTYYRDLCKAIKAALPDMHIHAFSPYEIWYGAAKSRMSYHDFISDLMEAGLGSMPGTAAEILDTEIRQQLTKNKLSTEKWVEIIRAAHEVGLPTTATIMYGHIDGPEHWAAHLALLRDIQKDTGGFTELVPLSFVHSDSPLYTQNPDKVRPGPTSMEVDKMHAVARLMLHGWIDNIQVSWTKLGPDRARQMLQAGVNDLGGTLMNESISRSAGSDFGQEITPHEMVQIIRGAGRVPYQRNTIYETKACYANSDPEEQAPLVERSVDQNLSFLRMFPDVREQAGAGERGHLEPSQSLWVGGRQSASKNAANGGAS, from the coding sequence ATGACACCTACGAATTCACTCTCCTCATCAGCAGAGCGGATTGCCTTCTCCGGATTGCGCTCCTTAAGAGACCTGAACCTTGAGATCAGTGCATTGAGCGAACAAATTCGGCTGATTTTGGCCAAAGCACTGGCTCGCGAGGAAATCAGCATTGCTGAAGGCATTACACTGTTTGAATGCGAAGGAGCTGATCTGGATGCGTTGAAACGGACAGCCAGCCATCTGTGTCATCAGGTCCATGGCGATCGCGTTGGCTTTGTGGTCAATCGCAACATCAACTTCACCAACATCTGTTACATGGGCTGCAAATTCTGCGGATTCGCCAAACGCTCTGAAGACAAAGGCGCGGAATTCCTGTCATTTGATCAGGTAGTCGCCCGGGCTCAGGAAGCCTGGGATCGCGGAGCAACGGAAGTTTGCATTCAGGGTGGACTTCACCCCAAGCTGGAAGGCACCTATTATCGGGATCTTTGCAAGGCTATAAAAGCAGCCCTACCAGACATGCATATTCATGCCTTCTCACCCTATGAGATCTGGTATGGCGCAGCCAAGAGCCGCATGTCCTACCACGACTTCATCTCTGATTTGATGGAAGCAGGCCTTGGTTCCATGCCGGGCACAGCTGCCGAAATTCTCGACACCGAGATCCGCCAACAGCTCACCAAAAACAAACTCAGCACAGAAAAATGGGTTGAGATCATTCGGGCCGCTCATGAAGTCGGACTGCCGACCACCGCCACTATCATGTATGGCCATATTGATGGACCTGAGCATTGGGCAGCGCATCTCGCTCTGTTGCGAGATATTCAAAAAGATACCGGTGGCTTTACCGAGCTGGTGCCCCTCAGTTTCGTTCATTCTGACAGTCCGCTTTACACGCAAAATCCTGACAAGGTGCGCCCAGGTCCGACTTCAATGGAGGTCGACAAGATGCATGCAGTCGCTCGTCTTATGTTGCACGGATGGATCGACAATATTCAGGTCTCCTGGACAAAGCTGGGACCAGATAGAGCAAGGCAGATGTTGCAAGCCGGGGTGAATGACCTTGGTGGCACATTGATGAATGAAAGCATTTCCCGTTCTGCCGGATCGGACTTCGGCCAGGAAATTACCCCCCATGAAATGGTTCAGATCATTCGAGGGGCAGGACGGGTCCCCTATCAACGCAACACCATCTATGAGACCAAGGCTTGCTACGCCAACAGCGACCCTGAAGAGCAAGCGCCATTGGTTGAGCGCAGTGTCGATCAGAATCTCAGCTTCCTGCGCATGTTCCCTGATGTTCGTGAGCAAGCTGGCGCTGGTGAGAGAGGACATCTCGAACCAAGCCAATCGCTTTGGGTTGGGGGGCGGCAAAGCGCAAGCAAAAATGCGGCAAATGGGGGAGCGAGCTAA
- the cofD gene encoding 2-phospho-L-lactate transferase — translation MTQFKVNKPNILLLAGGVGGAKLAEGLAAMEGISLSIIGNIADDEIFHGLWVSPDIDTLTYSLSGLVNRDQGWGLADEGSKALEMLKILGNDTWMFLGDKDFGLHIHRSNRLRQGYSRSEIASEIAQSLGVKVPLILPTDDVVQTRLKTNEGWILFQDYFVRQRCAPDVLDIRFEGAEQAKPTSQALTAIEQADLIIIAPSNPILSIEPILSIPGLKDALQSSKASILAVSPLIAGKPFKGPADKVMASLGLEASAIGVANHYRDLIDQIVIDDQDCEATAEIEDMGIACGLDDISMRDQADKVRLARSILANHVSFNGFVSSEAAQ, via the coding sequence ATGACACAGTTTAAAGTGAACAAACCCAATATCCTGTTGCTTGCTGGTGGCGTGGGTGGAGCAAAACTGGCAGAAGGCCTGGCCGCAATGGAAGGGATCAGTCTCTCAATCATCGGAAATATTGCCGACGATGAAATCTTCCACGGCCTGTGGGTCTCGCCTGACATAGACACCCTGACTTATAGCCTGTCCGGATTGGTCAATCGTGATCAGGGCTGGGGCCTTGCAGATGAAGGCTCAAAAGCGCTTGAGATGCTCAAAATCCTTGGCAATGACACCTGGATGTTTTTGGGTGACAAGGACTTCGGTCTTCATATCCATCGATCCAACCGCCTAAGGCAGGGTTACAGCCGATCAGAAATTGCCAGCGAAATTGCTCAATCTCTGGGCGTCAAAGTCCCTTTGATCTTGCCAACCGACGATGTTGTTCAGACCAGACTGAAAACAAATGAAGGCTGGATCCTGTTTCAGGACTATTTTGTGCGCCAAAGATGCGCGCCAGATGTGCTGGACATTCGCTTTGAAGGCGCGGAACAAGCCAAGCCTACATCGCAAGCACTGACAGCAATTGAGCAAGCTGATCTGATCATCATTGCGCCGTCCAATCCTATTCTCAGCATCGAGCCCATTCTGTCCATTCCGGGCTTAAAAGATGCGCTCCAATCTTCCAAAGCTTCCATCCTTGCAGTCAGCCCTTTGATTGCCGGAAAACCATTCAAGGGCCCTGCCGACAAGGTCATGGCATCTCTGGGCCTGGAAGCATCCGCCATAGGGGTTGCCAATCATTATCGCGATTTGATCGACCAGATTGTGATTGATGATCAGGATTGTGAAGCGACAGCTGAAATTGAAGACATGGGGATTGCCTGTGGTCTTGATGATATTTCCATGCGTGATCAGGCGGACAAGGTTCGTCTGGCCCGGTCGATCCTTGCCAATCATGTGTCATTCAATGGTTTCGTCTCATCGGAGGCCGCCCAATGA
- the npdG gene encoding NADPH-dependent F420 reductase: protein MTIAIIGGTGPQGQGLALRFARAGVRVALGSRDGIRGAEIAASLMKKLPEGSADIIGIDNIAATQAADEMVVLAVPFSAHNVTLESLRPHLAGKILVDIVVPLAANDPKLVEMPPEGSATEAAQALLGSDIPVIGALHNVSATTLNNLDWPINCDILICGNSLEARKKVMALVSKLDVQTYNAGNAQAARCIEAITPILIRQNISKAVPFTHAGIKIWAPDH from the coding sequence ATGACGATAGCAATCATTGGCGGCACAGGTCCGCAAGGACAAGGCCTTGCCCTACGTTTTGCCCGTGCAGGCGTTCGCGTCGCCCTTGGCTCACGCGATGGTATACGCGGCGCGGAAATCGCGGCCTCTCTGATGAAGAAATTGCCAGAAGGATCAGCAGATATTATCGGCATCGATAATATCGCTGCAACACAGGCAGCCGACGAAATGGTGGTTCTGGCGGTCCCTTTCTCTGCTCACAATGTGACATTGGAAAGCCTGAGGCCACACCTTGCCGGCAAAATTCTGGTCGATATCGTTGTGCCTCTCGCAGCTAACGATCCAAAACTGGTGGAGATGCCACCGGAAGGATCTGCAACTGAGGCAGCTCAAGCGTTGCTTGGCAGCGATATCCCTGTGATAGGCGCTCTGCATAACGTGTCTGCCACGACCCTCAACAATCTGGATTGGCCAATCAATTGCGACATTCTGATTTGTGGCAACTCGTTAGAAGCCCGCAAGAAGGTCATGGCGCTTGTCTCCAAGCTGGATGTGCAGACCTATAACGCAGGCAATGCGCAAGCTGCACGCTGCATCGAGGCCATAACACCCATTCTGATCCGTCAGAATATCTCCAAGGCCGTTCCCTTCACACATGCTGGCATCAAGATCTGGGCTCCGGATCATTGA
- the cofE gene encoding coenzyme F420-0:L-glutamate ligase: MTLAHSRPLDSLTNLSSSPFSLQIAPIPNIPEISEGDDLGVIIAKCLENAQLSLTDGDILTSAHKIFSKAEGAVVNMADVTPGQEAMRYAEELNKDPRKIEVILSQSKRVIRSFKRPEQNEGTMICEHRLGFISANAAVDESNTGEDGSLILLPHNPDASAKAVCDYLSRHFNARIGFAITDTFGRPWRIGQVNVAVGLADLPATIREQGNLDAHGRLLSVTEPAFADELAAASGLVIRKSAQTPVVLFRGLDWQKTESAAQDLLRPNKENMFK; the protein is encoded by the coding sequence ATGACACTTGCTCATTCAAGACCATTGGACAGCCTTACCAACCTGTCTTCGTCCCCCTTCTCACTGCAGATTGCACCTATCCCCAATATCCCTGAGATTTCGGAAGGCGACGATCTTGGAGTGATCATCGCAAAGTGTCTGGAGAATGCTCAGCTATCCTTGACTGACGGTGACATTCTCACCTCAGCTCACAAAATTTTCTCCAAGGCCGAAGGCGCCGTCGTCAATATGGCCGATGTAACACCGGGTCAGGAAGCCATGCGCTACGCGGAGGAACTGAACAAGGACCCTCGCAAGATCGAAGTCATTCTCTCCCAAAGCAAGCGCGTCATTCGCTCTTTCAAGCGTCCTGAGCAAAATGAGGGCACGATGATTTGCGAGCACCGCCTTGGCTTCATTTCGGCCAATGCCGCAGTTGATGAATCCAATACCGGTGAGGATGGAAGCCTCATCCTTCTGCCACACAATCCTGATGCCAGCGCAAAGGCAGTCTGCGATTACCTTTCCCGGCACTTCAACGCCCGTATCGGATTTGCAATCACCGACACCTTTGGCCGCCCTTGGCGCATCGGACAAGTGAATGTCGCAGTCGGTTTGGCCGACCTTCCCGCAACCATTCGCGAGCAAGGCAACCTCGACGCCCATGGTCGTCTTCTCAGTGTAACCGAGCCTGCTTTTGCCGATGAACTGGCAGCAGCATCGGGACTTGTCATTCGCAAGTCCGCCCAAACACCTGTGGTGCTGTTCCGTGGGCTGGATTGGCAGAAAACTGAAAGTGCAGCGCAAGACCTGTTGCGCCCCAATAAGGAGAATATGTTCAAATGA
- the cofG gene encoding 7,8-didemethyl-8-hydroxy-5-deazariboflavin synthase CofG — protein sequence MLSLETALTLGNISETELADLMQAASDVREKHWGNVVTYSRKVFVPLTNMCRDTCSYCTFVKHPDHPDANIMSPEQVLATARRGEDQGCKELLFSLGEKPELRYEKARAALNQLGYDSMVAYLADMCQLVLDETSLLPHVNAGTLSDDEIDQLRPYSASMGMMLETISRRLTQKGQAHYACPDKVPVQRLRTLERTGQKQVPFTTGLLIGIGETWEERVEALAAINEAHRRHGHIQEVIIQNFQTKPDIAMANHPEPSLDDMLRTLAVARLMLSPEISLQAPPNLHVRHADYLAAGINDWGGISPVTIDFINPQHSWPEIDALAASTSKAGLTLQERLTIYPRFLRNHDVFMDPALVARASAMARTDGLAKHQVSGDLV from the coding sequence ATGCTTTCACTTGAGACTGCTCTAACACTCGGAAATATCAGCGAAACTGAGCTCGCAGATCTGATGCAAGCAGCATCGGATGTCCGGGAAAAGCACTGGGGGAATGTGGTCACATATTCCCGCAAAGTATTCGTACCTCTCACCAACATGTGCAGGGATACCTGCTCCTATTGCACCTTCGTCAAACATCCCGATCATCCGGACGCCAACATCATGTCTCCTGAGCAAGTTCTTGCCACGGCAAGACGCGGTGAAGATCAGGGATGCAAGGAATTGCTCTTCAGTCTGGGTGAGAAGCCCGAGCTACGCTATGAAAAAGCGCGCGCAGCTTTGAACCAGCTGGGCTATGACAGCATGGTCGCCTATCTGGCAGACATGTGTCAGTTGGTTCTCGACGAGACCTCTCTCCTACCCCATGTGAATGCTGGCACATTGTCTGACGATGAGATCGACCAGCTCCGTCCATATAGCGCCTCCATGGGTATGATGCTGGAGACCATCAGCCGCCGCTTGACCCAAAAAGGGCAAGCGCATTATGCCTGCCCGGACAAGGTTCCCGTTCAACGCCTGCGCACTCTGGAGAGAACCGGGCAGAAGCAGGTTCCCTTCACCACAGGTCTGCTGATTGGTATTGGCGAAACATGGGAAGAGCGTGTGGAAGCACTCGCAGCCATCAATGAGGCACATAGACGTCATGGTCACATTCAGGAAGTGATCATTCAGAATTTCCAGACAAAGCCAGACATTGCAATGGCCAATCATCCAGAACCAAGTCTGGATGACATGTTGCGGACACTCGCCGTTGCCCGCCTGATGCTGTCTCCAGAAATCAGCCTGCAAGCTCCGCCAAACCTGCATGTGCGCCACGCCGATTATCTGGCAGCCGGTATCAATGATTGGGGCGGCATTTCCCCTGTAACCATCGACTTCATCAATCCGCAGCATAGCTGGCCAGAGATTGATGCCCTTGCCGCCTCTACATCCAAAGCAGGCCTGACCCTGCAAGAGCGCCTGACCATCTATCCGCGCTTCCTTCGCAATCACGATGTCTTTATGGATCCCGCCCTCGTTGCTCGCGCCAGTGCCATGGCTCGTACCGATGGGCTGGCCAAACATCAAGTTTCAGGAGATTTGGTATGA
- a CDS encoding TIGR03842 family LLM class F420-dependent oxidoreductase translates to MEFGICFKGFVEPDRARALVRQAENAGFAYCWFYDSHILWRESYVAMAMCMEHTKTMRFGPCVTNPNTRDWSHAASLFGSLAKQSNGRFDIGLGRGDSAVRVMGKKPAPLKRLEEFTHVVKALIRGEEAQYGECPEPVKFPWADGYELPVWVAAYGPKALSSAGRVGDGLILQIAEPAICKWLGNQAKAAGEAEGRDMSNFRIQAAAPAWTGSREEGRAATKWFPAMVGNHVADIVEKYGTEREDIPSSLTSYIKDRKGYDYSKHGQSSNPYLDFITDDVIDSFCVLGETDEHISKLNELEKAGVTQFNIYLDSGNEEKIIADYGEKIIPAFA, encoded by the coding sequence ATGGAATTTGGAATTTGTTTTAAAGGCTTCGTTGAGCCAGATCGCGCCCGGGCATTGGTTCGCCAGGCAGAGAATGCTGGCTTTGCCTATTGCTGGTTTTATGACAGTCACATTCTGTGGCGCGAGAGCTATGTGGCAATGGCCATGTGCATGGAACACACCAAGACCATGCGCTTCGGTCCTTGTGTAACCAACCCCAACACCCGTGACTGGTCTCATGCAGCCAGCTTGTTCGGCTCCCTCGCCAAACAATCCAATGGTCGTTTTGATATTGGCCTTGGTCGTGGTGATAGTGCGGTTCGTGTCATGGGGAAGAAGCCAGCGCCATTGAAACGTCTGGAAGAATTCACCCATGTGGTAAAAGCTCTTATTCGTGGCGAAGAAGCGCAATATGGCGAATGCCCGGAGCCGGTAAAATTCCCTTGGGCCGACGGATATGAGCTCCCTGTCTGGGTGGCAGCCTATGGTCCGAAAGCTCTTTCTTCTGCTGGTCGTGTAGGCGATGGTTTGATCCTGCAGATTGCTGAGCCAGCAATTTGTAAATGGCTGGGTAACCAGGCAAAGGCAGCAGGTGAAGCCGAAGGACGCGATATGTCCAATTTCCGTATTCAGGCGGCAGCACCAGCCTGGACTGGTTCCCGTGAGGAAGGCCGCGCGGCGACCAAATGGTTCCCTGCCATGGTCGGCAATCATGTCGCGGATATTGTCGAAAAATATGGCACCGAACGTGAAGATATTCCATCTTCCCTGACGTCCTATATCAAGGATCGCAAGGGCTACGACTATTCCAAGCACGGTCAGAGTTCAAACCCATATCTCGACTTCATCACTGATGATGTCATCGACAGCTTCTGCGTATTGGGTGAAACAGATGAGCATATTTCCAAACTAAACGAGTTGGAAAAAGCGGGTGTAACCCAGTTCAATATCTATCTGGATAGTGGAAACGAAGAGAAAATCATCGCCGATTACGGTGAGAAAATCATTCCCGCTTTTGCATGA